The following coding sequences are from one Shewanella eurypsychrophilus window:
- the mpl gene encoding UDP-N-acetylmuramate:L-alanyl-gamma-D-glutamyl-meso-diaminopimelate ligase — protein MHVHILGICGTFMGGLALLARAEGHRVTGSDANVYPPMSTQLEEQGIELIQGFDPSQLGQNEDDAPDIVVIGNAMSRGNTCVEAVLNRGIAYTSGPQFLAEHILKKRWVLAISGTHGKTSTSSMLAWILEDCGYEPGFLIGGVPQNFGVSARIGGSPFFVVEADEYDSAFFDKRSKFVHYQPRTLVINNLEFDHADIFDDLKAIQRQFNHVIRTVPGEGKIIWPKDSEAVQQVIEMGCWSEQEVYTKRYAQNSENSIVNGNVSSAESEQGTWSSKLIAEDGHKFEVFLRGESQGILDWQLIGQHNVENATMAIAAARHVGVKPESAIEALTKFSPPKRRMELIGEVNGIEVYDDFAHHPTAIATTLQGCRAKVGDAKITIILEPRSNTMKSGVHKDTLAGSMSLADQAYLYQADSIDWDVKAAMEKSELPVSVLYDIDEIVNTVAREAKRGDTIIVMSNGGFGGLHNKLLAKLKSDCEVTRT, from the coding sequence ATGCATGTACACATTTTAGGGATCTGCGGCACCTTTATGGGTGGTTTAGCTCTGCTTGCCAGAGCCGAAGGTCACAGGGTTACTGGTAGCGACGCTAACGTTTATCCGCCCATGAGTACTCAGCTTGAAGAGCAAGGTATCGAGCTCATTCAAGGTTTTGACCCTAGCCAGCTTGGCCAAAATGAAGATGATGCGCCGGATATCGTGGTGATTGGCAATGCGATGAGCCGAGGGAATACCTGTGTTGAGGCTGTACTTAACCGTGGTATTGCTTATACTTCAGGTCCACAATTTCTTGCTGAACATATTCTGAAAAAGCGTTGGGTATTGGCCATCTCTGGTACTCATGGCAAGACATCAACTTCCAGTATGTTGGCGTGGATCTTAGAAGATTGTGGTTACGAGCCTGGTTTTTTGATTGGTGGCGTACCGCAAAACTTTGGTGTGTCAGCCCGTATAGGTGGTTCACCATTTTTCGTCGTAGAGGCTGATGAGTATGACAGTGCCTTCTTCGATAAACGTTCTAAATTCGTTCATTACCAGCCACGTACTTTAGTGATCAATAATCTCGAATTTGATCACGCCGATATTTTTGATGATCTGAAAGCGATTCAACGTCAGTTTAATCACGTGATCCGTACAGTACCCGGTGAAGGAAAGATCATCTGGCCGAAAGACAGTGAGGCGGTGCAGCAAGTGATCGAGATGGGCTGTTGGAGCGAGCAAGAAGTTTATACAAAGCGCTATGCTCAAAACAGCGAAAATTCCATAGTGAATGGCAACGTTTCGTCAGCTGAAAGCGAGCAAGGGACTTGGTCTAGCAAACTGATCGCTGAAGATGGACACAAGTTTGAAGTGTTTCTCAGAGGTGAATCTCAAGGGATTTTAGATTGGCAGTTAATCGGTCAACACAATGTTGAAAATGCCACCATGGCAATAGCGGCTGCTCGCCATGTAGGAGTTAAGCCTGAATCTGCTATTGAAGCATTGACAAAGTTTTCCCCACCTAAGCGTCGTATGGAGCTTATTGGCGAGGTGAATGGCATTGAGGTTTATGATGATTTTGCTCACCACCCTACAGCCATAGCGACTACGTTACAGGGCTGTCGTGCCAAAGTGGGCGATGCCAAGATAACCATTATTTTGGAACCACGCTCTAATACAATGAAAAGCGGTGTTCACAAGGATACCTTGGCTGGCTCCATGTCCCTTGCCGATCAGGCTTATCTCTATCAGGCGGACAGTATCGATTGGGATGTAAAGGCGGCGATGGAAAAATCCGAACTACCAGTATCTGTGCTATATGACATAGATGAGATTGTGAATACTGTGGCCAGAGAGGCGAAACGCGGTGACACGATTATTGTTATGAGTAATGGCGGCTTCGGTGGATTACATAATAAGCTGCTAGCGAAGCTAAAAAGTGATTGTGAAGTTACTAGAACCTAG
- a CDS encoding flavin prenyltransferase UbiX, with the protein MSYPKKQKSISLAWTGASGAPYGLKLLECLLIADYQVFLMISSAARVVLATEEGVKLSSNGVKAESQLLELFSQRAELPLKGSLHVLGKDEWFSPPASGSAAPKQMVICPCSTGTLAAVATGMSNSLLERAADVIIKERGQLILVPRETPFSSIHLEHMLSLSKLGTTIMPAAPGFYHDPKSVQDLVNFMVARILDHLGIEHDLTNRWGYDKHSSEDCDT; encoded by the coding sequence ATGAGTTACCCCAAAAAACAAAAATCGATCAGCTTAGCCTGGACAGGCGCTTCGGGAGCGCCTTATGGCCTTAAGCTACTTGAGTGCTTATTGATTGCCGATTATCAGGTGTTTTTGATGATCTCCAGTGCTGCTCGCGTGGTACTTGCTACTGAGGAAGGTGTAAAACTCAGCAGCAATGGCGTTAAAGCTGAGTCTCAGCTGCTTGAGCTGTTTTCCCAAAGAGCTGAGTTGCCACTGAAAGGCTCGCTGCATGTGCTAGGTAAAGATGAATGGTTCTCGCCGCCAGCCTCAGGCTCGGCAGCGCCTAAGCAGATGGTGATCTGTCCTTGCAGTACTGGCACCTTAGCAGCAGTAGCAACTGGAATGAGTAATAGCCTGTTAGAGCGTGCTGCTGATGTCATCATTAAAGAGCGTGGTCAACTTATCTTAGTTCCGAGAGAAACCCCCTTTAGTAGCATACATTTAGAGCATATGTTGTCACTCTCTAAGCTTGGCACCACGATTATGCCAGCGGCTCCAGGATTTTATCATGATCCCAAATCGGTTCAAGATCTGGTAAACTTCATGGTCGCCCGAATTCTTGACCATTTGGGTATAGAGCATGATTTAACAAATCGTTGGGGCTATGATAAACACAGCTCCGAGGATTGCGATACATAA
- the hpt gene encoding hypoxanthine phosphoribosyltransferase, translated as MKHTIEEMISTAEIDRTLDQLAEKINAHYANSERLLMVGLLKGSVVFMADLCRRIKGHVEIDFMSVSSYGNAMSSTREVKILKDVQSDIKGRDVLIVEDLIDSGNTLNKIREMLLLREPKSLALCTLLDKPERREIDVPVDFIGMTIPDEFIVGYGIDYAEQYRNLPYIAKVIPAE; from the coding sequence ATGAAACACACGATTGAAGAGATGATCTCTACGGCAGAGATAGATCGAACACTAGATCAGTTAGCCGAGAAGATTAATGCTCATTATGCTAACAGTGAGCGTCTGTTAATGGTTGGCCTGCTGAAAGGTTCTGTGGTTTTTATGGCGGATCTATGTCGCCGTATCAAGGGCCACGTTGAGATCGATTTCATGTCGGTATCTAGCTATGGCAATGCCATGAGCAGTACACGTGAAGTGAAAATTCTCAAGGATGTGCAGTCCGATATTAAGGGACGCGATGTACTCATAGTCGAAGACCTTATCGACTCGGGTAACACCTTGAATAAGATCCGTGAGATGTTGTTACTGCGCGAGCCAAAGAGTTTAGCCCTTTGTACACTTCTCGATAAACCTGAACGTCGTGAGATTGACGTGCCTGTCGACTTTATTGGTATGACCATTCCTGATGAGTTCATCGTCGGGTATGGTATTGACTATGCTGAGCAATATCGTAACTTGCCGTATATTGCTAAAGTGATCCCTGCGGAATAA
- a CDS encoding ABC transporter ATP-binding protein produces MENKQTPPVYALEIKDLKKTYKGGVEAVKGISLAVEKGDFFALLGPNGAGKSTTIGVISSLVQKTSGSVSVFEHDIDKQLELAKLSIGLVPQEFNFNQFEKVLQIVVNQAGYYGVSRADALERAEKYLTQLDLWEKRDSPARTLSGGMKRRLMIARALMHEPQLLILDEPTAGVDIELRRSMWSFLTELNEQGVTIILTTHYLEEAEMLCRNIGIIDKGILVECTSMKSLLSRLNLETFILDLGSDLSDAPVLDGMECRLTDAHTLEIDVAKAQSINSVFAQLTEKGIEVLSMRNKANRLEELFVELVEKGSIEASKGVSMNKEASE; encoded by the coding sequence ATGGAAAACAAACAAACACCCCCGGTTTATGCACTCGAAATCAAAGATCTAAAGAAAACGTATAAAGGTGGTGTCGAGGCGGTAAAGGGAATAAGTTTAGCAGTTGAGAAAGGTGACTTCTTCGCACTATTAGGCCCCAATGGTGCGGGTAAATCGACGACTATTGGCGTGATCAGCTCTTTAGTACAGAAGACTTCAGGTAGCGTGTCTGTCTTCGAGCATGATATCGATAAGCAGCTCGAACTGGCGAAGCTATCTATTGGACTGGTGCCGCAAGAATTTAACTTTAATCAGTTTGAGAAAGTGCTACAGATAGTCGTTAATCAGGCGGGCTATTATGGTGTTTCTCGAGCCGATGCCTTAGAGCGTGCCGAGAAATACTTGACTCAGCTGGATCTGTGGGAGAAGCGAGATAGCCCCGCACGTACGCTTTCTGGTGGTATGAAGCGTCGCTTGATGATCGCCCGCGCCTTGATGCATGAACCTCAATTACTCATCTTAGATGAGCCCACCGCTGGCGTTGATATAGAACTGCGTCGCTCAATGTGGTCCTTCCTTACAGAGCTCAATGAGCAAGGGGTAACCATCATCTTGACCACTCATTATCTGGAAGAGGCTGAGATGCTTTGTCGTAATATCGGCATCATAGATAAGGGGATTTTAGTCGAGTGTACCAGCATGAAATCGTTACTGAGTCGCTTAAACCTAGAGACGTTTATTTTAGATTTAGGAAGCGATTTAAGTGATGCTCCGGTATTAGATGGAATGGAGTGTCGATTGACCGATGCTCACACATTAGAGATCGATGTTGCTAAAGCGCAGAGTATTAATAGCGTTTTCGCGCAACTAACCGAGAAGGGAATCGAAGTATTATCGATGCGAAATAAGGCGAATCGTTTGGAAGAGTTGTTTGTCGAGCTCGTTGAGAAAGGCTCAATTGAAGCAAGTAAAGGTGTTTCAATGAATAAGGAGGCATCAGAATGA
- a CDS encoding ABC transporter permease, producing MRALYATAFKSILTKEINRFTRIWVQTLVPPAISMTLYFLIFGNLVGKRIGEMGGVSYMEFIAPGLIMMSVITASYSNVASSFFSAKFQRNLEELIVAPVPHYVMIAGYVGGGVARGLCVGTIVTLVAMFFVDISLHHVGLVAITVLLTSILFALGGLINAIFAKSYDDISIVPTFVLTPLTYLGGVFYSLSLLPDFWQGVSQLNPVVYMINVFRYGFLGYADISVPFSIAVMVGFCVALWTLAYYLISRGIGLRS from the coding sequence ATGAGAGCCCTGTATGCCACTGCATTCAAGAGTATTCTGACTAAAGAGATAAACCGGTTTACACGCATCTGGGTACAAACTCTCGTGCCTCCTGCGATCAGCATGACCTTATACTTTCTTATTTTTGGCAATTTAGTGGGTAAGCGAATTGGTGAGATGGGTGGCGTCAGCTATATGGAATTTATTGCCCCTGGCCTTATCATGATGTCGGTGATCACGGCATCATATTCAAACGTTGCCTCGTCATTCTTTAGCGCTAAGTTCCAGCGGAACCTCGAAGAGCTGATCGTCGCCCCAGTGCCTCATTATGTGATGATTGCCGGTTATGTCGGTGGTGGTGTGGCTCGTGGTTTGTGTGTGGGCACCATTGTGACTTTAGTCGCCATGTTCTTTGTCGATATCAGCTTACATCATGTGGGTTTAGTGGCTATTACTGTGCTGCTAACATCGATTTTGTTTGCCTTAGGCGGGCTGATTAACGCAATTTTTGCAAAGAGCTATGATGACATCAGCATTGTGCCTACGTTCGTCCTGACGCCTTTGACTTATCTTGGAGGGGTGTTCTATTCGCTATCTCTGCTTCCTGATTTTTGGCAAGGTGTGTCTCAGCTTAACCCTGTGGTGTACATGATTAATGTATTTCGCTACGGTTTCTTAGGTTATGCGGATATAAGCGTGCCGTTTTCTATTGCTGTGATGGTGGGGTTCTGTGTCGCATTATGGACTCTGGCGTATTACCTCATTAGCCGAGGAATAGGCTTACGCAGTTAA
- a CDS encoding DUF4144 family protein, with the protein MTSEANSQIIWPAILIQEGQTELLYLESSNDWLEQAQGHIDASCRLLDSCGSTYLLNQQNWGLSTLNISMTELIELVRLHASTLGHCCTAKMGADTLEQVFNIMKHLEES; encoded by the coding sequence ATGACGAGTGAAGCTAACAGCCAAATCATCTGGCCTGCGATATTGATTCAGGAAGGGCAAACAGAATTGCTTTACCTTGAGTCTAGTAACGACTGGCTAGAGCAAGCTCAGGGACATATTGACGCGAGTTGTCGCTTGTTAGATTCGTGCGGTAGTACCTATCTGCTTAACCAACAAAACTGGGGACTATCGACTCTGAACATCTCAATGACAGAGTTAATTGAACTTGTCAGGCTGCATGCGAGTACACTTGGACATTGCTGCACAGCAAAAATGGGGGCCGACACACTCGAGCAAGTATTCAATATCATGAAGCATTTGGAAGAAAGCTAA
- a CDS encoding DUF4124 domain-containing protein: MLTIVCLLSTLMLNSAHANSIYRCVKGDKIVFSQTICPKEFSQHKIEYELGITTETDSDKPAKKLDPLQVLLSKKTISKEKLQLLVNSEIYRLNQEKSYFDILKASEFQKIERKRYWEKKQKDDPEYLTEVEEMNKYFDDLIRNNQQAIDLLQSHLSRVETKVAPEDKPANQ; the protein is encoded by the coding sequence ATGCTAACTATAGTGTGCCTGCTCTCCACTCTTATGCTTAATTCAGCTCATGCAAACAGCATTTATCGCTGTGTTAAAGGTGATAAGATCGTTTTTAGTCAGACTATTTGCCCGAAAGAGTTTAGCCAACACAAGATAGAGTACGAACTCGGCATTACCACTGAAACAGACTCAGACAAACCAGCGAAGAAGCTTGACCCTTTACAAGTTCTACTCAGTAAAAAAACTATCTCCAAAGAGAAGTTACAGCTACTGGTTAACAGCGAAATTTATCGCCTTAACCAAGAAAAAAGCTATTTCGATATTCTCAAGGCCAGTGAATTCCAAAAAATAGAACGTAAACGATACTGGGAAAAAAAACAGAAAGATGATCCAGAATATCTAACTGAAGTCGAAGAGATGAATAAATACTTTGATGATCTGATCAGGAACAACCAACAGGCTATAGATCTGCTGCAGAGTCATCTATCCCGCGTAGAAACTAAAGTAGCGCCTGAAGATAAGCCCGCTAACCAATAA
- the panC gene encoding pantoate--beta-alanine ligase — protein MITTQEITQIREQVRTWHTKGETVAFVPTMGNLHLGHITLIKEAVKRADHVVASIFVNPMQFGQNEDLDAYPRTLAADQQALAEAGADLLFTPTPEIIYPKGMDQQTFIEVPEISNQLCGASRPGHFRGVATIVCKLFNIVQPDVALFGRKDYQQLLVIKTMVEDLSMPIDIIGVETIREDSGLAMSSRNGYLSQSQKDQAARLKQVIDAMSASIKQGAKIEETIEAATAELVQAGFSPDYLEVRSARDLSKVTAGHDKLVILAAAYMGTTRLIDNLSFER, from the coding sequence ATGATCACTACACAAGAAATAACACAGATACGTGAGCAAGTTCGTACATGGCATACTAAAGGCGAAACCGTTGCATTTGTACCGACTATGGGGAATTTGCACTTAGGTCATATCACCTTAATCAAAGAAGCGGTAAAGCGCGCCGATCATGTCGTCGCCTCTATTTTCGTTAACCCAATGCAGTTTGGCCAAAACGAAGATCTCGATGCTTACCCTCGTACTTTAGCCGCCGATCAACAGGCGCTAGCAGAAGCTGGAGCCGATTTACTCTTTACGCCGACTCCAGAGATCATCTATCCAAAAGGTATGGACCAACAGACCTTTATTGAAGTACCAGAGATCAGTAATCAGCTGTGCGGTGCGAGTCGACCCGGTCATTTTCGCGGTGTGGCCACGATCGTCTGCAAGCTGTTTAACATCGTCCAGCCTGATGTCGCACTATTTGGTCGCAAAGACTACCAGCAACTATTAGTCATCAAGACTATGGTAGAAGATCTCTCTATGCCAATTGATATTATTGGTGTTGAGACAATACGAGAAGACTCTGGCCTTGCCATGAGCTCACGTAATGGTTATCTAAGCCAATCACAGAAAGATCAGGCTGCCAGACTAAAACAAGTTATCGATGCCATGTCAGCATCCATAAAGCAAGGCGCTAAGATTGAAGAGACTATCGAAGCCGCCACTGCAGAATTGGTTCAAGCAGGCTTTAGTCCCGATTACCTCGAAGTACGAAGCGCGAGGGATTTATCCAAGGTGACAGCTGGTCATGATAAATTAGTGATACTGGCAGCAGCTTATATGGGAACGACTCGCCTTATCGATAATCTCAGCTTTGAACGTTAA
- the panB gene encoding 3-methyl-2-oxobutanoate hydroxymethyltransferase has protein sequence MSKITSSTLLKFKQEGKKFTSLTAYDASFASAFDTEGVDVLLVGDSMGMVLQGHDDTLPVSVEDIAYHTRCVRRGVQRALLISDMPFMSYATPEQAMINAATLMQAGANMVKVEGGHWLLETVTKLTERGIPVCAHLGLTPQSVHVFGGFKIQGRDAENAQRILDEAKALEAAGAQLLVVECIPAPLAKAISESLTIPVIGIGAGADTDGQILVMHDVLGISSGYIPRFSKNFLKQTGDIREAIRAYIDEVKKGVFPGIDHTFS, from the coding sequence ATGTCTAAAATAACTAGCTCTACCCTGCTCAAATTTAAGCAGGAAGGTAAAAAATTCACATCACTCACAGCCTATGATGCAAGTTTTGCCAGCGCCTTTGACACCGAAGGGGTTGATGTTCTGCTCGTCGGTGACTCTATGGGAATGGTACTTCAAGGACATGATGATACTTTGCCTGTTTCAGTCGAAGATATCGCCTACCACACCCGTTGTGTACGCCGTGGTGTTCAGCGTGCTCTGCTAATTTCTGACATGCCTTTCATGAGCTACGCCACGCCAGAGCAAGCGATGATAAACGCCGCTACCTTGATGCAGGCTGGCGCCAACATGGTTAAAGTAGAAGGTGGCCATTGGTTGCTAGAAACCGTGACTAAGCTAACAGAGAGAGGTATTCCTGTCTGTGCCCACTTAGGTCTCACACCTCAGTCGGTGCATGTTTTTGGTGGTTTCAAGATCCAGGGTCGTGATGCGGAGAACGCCCAGCGAATTCTCGATGAAGCAAAAGCACTAGAAGCTGCTGGAGCTCAGTTATTAGTGGTGGAGTGTATTCCTGCCCCACTAGCAAAAGCGATCAGCGAGTCATTAACCATTCCTGTTATCGGGATTGGCGCTGGTGCAGACACCGATGGTCAAATTCTAGTGATGCATGATGTTCTCGGGATCTCGAGCGGCTATATCCCTCGCTTTTCAAAGAATTTTCTTAAGCAGACTGGTGATATCCGTGAAGCCATACGAGCCTATATCGATGAAGTGAAGAAAGGTGTCTTCCCCGGTATCGATCACACATTTAGTTAA
- the folK gene encoding 2-amino-4-hydroxy-6-hydroxymethyldihydropteridine diphosphokinase, with product MAKAFVALGANLTNPGSQLDSACKALLELADPIQSEKPLTVSSYYRSAPMGDVIQPDYFNAVVSFNTQLEPIALLDALQKIENEQGRVRLERWGPRTLDLDLLLYDNQIIDTPRLTVPHYGMKTRSFVLIPLAEIAPDIQLPCGTALQTLINTELAAELEQIVR from the coding sequence ATGGCCAAGGCTTTTGTTGCTCTTGGGGCAAACCTGACTAATCCGGGTTCTCAGCTCGACAGCGCCTGTAAGGCGCTGCTCGAACTCGCTGATCCAATTCAATCAGAAAAGCCGCTAACCGTTTCCAGCTATTATCGTTCGGCCCCTATGGGGGATGTGATACAACCCGATTACTTCAACGCAGTTGTCAGCTTCAACACTCAATTAGAGCCTATTGCACTTTTAGATGCCTTACAAAAAATTGAAAATGAACAGGGCCGAGTCAGACTAGAACGCTGGGGACCAAGAACCTTAGATCTAGACCTTTTACTTTATGATAATCAAATCATAGACACTCCCAGATTGACCGTGCCTCATTATGGTATGAAGACTCGCAGCTTTGTGCTTATTCCCCTAGCTGAAATAGCACCCGATATACAGCTCCCCTGTGGCACAGCATTACAAACGCTAATTAATACAGAGTTAGCAGCAGAATTAGAACAAATAGTCAGATAA
- the pcnB gene encoding polynucleotide adenylyltransferase PcnB, with translation MGYHSRLVVTHSFLRKADTIPRCPIFRRISKFCKQLFDDKQTTEEATEAGLSLAVVPRQDHDISRSQMSENALKVLYRLHKSGFKAYLVGGGVRDILLGFQPKDFDVVTNATPEEIKKLFRNCRLVGRRFRLAHIVFGRDVIEVATLRGHHVDPGDKTSKTNAEGRLLRDNVYGTIDEDAERRDFTVNALYYDISDFSIHSYGGGLEDLKSRTIKMIGDPNTRYREDPVRMLRAVRFATKLSMTIDTDTAKPIYELASLLKDIPAARMYEEILKLFFNGQAQNNFNMMQDFGLFAPLFPLVSEQLIDEPEGPAVKMMQTIMENTDARVNAEKTITPAFFYAAILWYPLSQRADDIAVESGLTIYDAYNAAMGDVMEQQCRTISIPRRFSTPAKDIWQLQLRFDRNQGTRAFKFIEHPKFRAAYDLLLLRASAEGGAVAKSAAWWKSFVEGGEEQRSVIARSTSKGSRNRNSTQRKRRKPSAKKNTKPMSPATDSSTE, from the coding sequence TTGGGGTATCATAGCCGCCTTGTTGTAACCCATAGTTTTTTGCGCAAAGCAGATACAATTCCGAGGTGTCCCATTTTTCGCCGTATTAGCAAATTCTGTAAACAGTTATTTGATGACAAACAAACAACTGAAGAAGCCACCGAAGCAGGCCTAAGCCTAGCGGTAGTCCCGAGACAAGATCACGATATATCTCGAAGTCAGATGAGCGAAAACGCCTTAAAGGTCCTCTATCGCCTTCATAAGTCTGGTTTCAAGGCTTATCTGGTTGGCGGCGGCGTGCGCGATATTCTACTAGGGTTCCAGCCTAAAGATTTCGACGTTGTGACAAATGCCACCCCAGAAGAGATCAAAAAGCTATTTCGTAACTGTCGGCTAGTTGGCCGTAGATTTCGCCTTGCTCATATCGTTTTTGGCAGAGATGTTATCGAAGTCGCGACATTGCGTGGTCACCACGTAGATCCAGGCGACAAGACCTCTAAGACCAATGCTGAAGGCCGACTGCTTCGTGATAACGTCTATGGCACCATAGATGAAGATGCCGAACGTCGTGACTTTACTGTCAATGCGCTTTATTACGATATTAGTGATTTTTCAATACACAGCTACGGCGGTGGTTTGGAAGATCTAAAGTCACGCACAATCAAAATGATTGGCGATCCTAATACTCGCTACCGTGAAGATCCTGTTCGCATGTTAAGAGCCGTGCGTTTTGCCACTAAACTTAGCATGACCATAGATACTGACACGGCAAAACCAATCTATGAACTGGCTAGCTTGTTAAAAGATATTCCAGCCGCTCGTATGTATGAAGAGATCCTTAAGCTTTTCTTTAACGGGCAAGCGCAGAATAACTTCAACATGATGCAGGATTTTGGCTTATTTGCTCCCTTGTTCCCTTTGGTAAGCGAACAACTTATCGACGAGCCTGAAGGCCCAGCGGTTAAGATGATGCAAACCATCATGGAAAATACTGATGCCCGTGTTAACGCCGAAAAAACCATAACACCAGCTTTCTTTTACGCTGCGATTTTATGGTATCCGCTCAGTCAGCGTGCCGATGATATCGCCGTTGAAAGTGGCTTAACGATTTATGATGCCTACAATGCAGCCATGGGTGACGTGATGGAGCAGCAATGCCGAACCATCAGCATCCCACGCCGCTTCAGTACACCGGCTAAAGATATCTGGCAGCTACAGTTAAGGTTCGATCGTAATCAGGGCACCCGTGCCTTTAAATTTATCGAACACCCTAAGTTCCGTGCGGCTTACGACCTACTCTTACTCAGAGCCAGTGCAGAGGGTGGCGCAGTGGCTAAATCTGCTGCTTGGTGGAAAAGCTTCGTCGAAGGCGGTGAAGAGCAGCGCAGTGTCATTGCTCGTTCGACCAGTAAAGGTAGCCGCAATCGTAATTCAACCCAGCGCAAGCGCCGTAAACCTTCAGCGAAGAAGAATACCAAGCCCATGAGTCCTGCAACGGATAGCTCAACAGAGTAA
- the gluQRS gene encoding tRNA glutamyl-Q(34) synthetase GluQRS, whose translation MTLTNQTYIGRFAPSPSGPLHFGSLVAALGSYLRARKQGGQWLVRIEDIDPPREVPGSSDDILKTLAAYGLNWDNEILYQSSRLGRYQAKIDALIAQDKAYYCQCSRKQIKTMGGTYDGRCGRLVSPLTQGAIRIRNHVAIEQFDDLQMGQVSVDAGFAAEDFIIKRSDGLYAYQLAVVMDDAYQGITEVVRGSDLLVPTCRQIGLFKIFNQTAPTWLHLPLVCTTPGMKLSKQNHAAAIDKSQPQHSFNAALSFLGQASVTPEVQMSKMVAQAVSQFDLSLVPKQTEIILS comes from the coding sequence ATGACTTTGACTAATCAAACATATATAGGCCGATTCGCCCCCTCTCCTTCTGGTCCACTGCACTTTGGCTCCCTCGTCGCGGCACTGGGAAGCTACCTTCGTGCCCGAAAACAAGGTGGACAATGGCTAGTAAGAATCGAAGATATCGATCCACCGCGTGAAGTGCCCGGTAGCAGTGATGATATTTTAAAAACCTTAGCAGCTTATGGTTTGAATTGGGATAACGAAATCCTCTATCAAAGCAGTCGCCTAGGGCGATACCAAGCTAAAATCGACGCTCTTATCGCACAAGATAAAGCGTATTATTGTCAGTGTAGCCGTAAGCAGATAAAAACCATGGGCGGCACTTATGATGGTCGCTGTGGACGTTTAGTATCCCCTTTAACACAAGGTGCCATACGTATACGCAATCATGTAGCGATAGAGCAATTCGACGATCTGCAAATGGGTCAAGTCAGTGTCGACGCAGGCTTTGCGGCTGAAGACTTCATCATCAAACGCAGTGATGGCTTATATGCCTATCAATTAGCTGTAGTAATGGACGATGCTTATCAAGGGATCACTGAAGTGGTTCGTGGCAGTGACCTTCTGGTCCCGACTTGCAGACAAATTGGTCTGTTTAAAATATTCAATCAGACAGCGCCAACTTGGCTACATTTACCTCTGGTTTGTACCACTCCAGGCATGAAACTATCCAAGCAAAACCATGCTGCAGCCATAGATAAATCTCAGCCACAACATAGCTTTAATGCAGCTTTGTCATTTTTAGGTCAAGCAAGTGTTACCCCTGAAGTTCAAATGAGCAAGATGGTCGCGCAAGCCGTTAGTCAATTTGATCTTTCATTGGTGCCTAAACAAACAGAAATCATCCTGTCTTAA
- the dksA gene encoding RNA polymerase-binding protein DksA, with protein MPQGTKRLGVLAIAGVEPYQEKPGEEYMNADQSSHFRTILDAWRNQLREEVDRTLNHMQDEAANFPDPVDRAAQEEEFSLELRARDRERKLIKKIEKTLQKIEEDDFGFCDSCGIEIGIRRLEARPTADQCIDCKTLAEIKEKQMAG; from the coding sequence ATGCCACAAGGCACTAAAAGACTCGGCGTGCTCGCTATCGCAGGTGTAGAACCTTATCAGGAAAAACCTGGTGAGGAGTATATGAACGCAGATCAGTCGAGCCATTTCAGAACGATTCTGGATGCTTGGCGTAATCAATTGCGTGAAGAAGTTGACCGTACGCTTAACCATATGCAAGACGAAGCAGCTAACTTCCCAGATCCGGTAGATCGTGCAGCACAGGAAGAAGAGTTTAGTCTTGAGCTTCGAGCTCGTGACAGAGAACGTAAGTTGATCAAAAAGATCGAAAAGACACTTCAGAAAATTGAAGAAGATGATTTCGGTTTTTGTGATTCTTGCGGTATCGAAATCGGTATTCGTCGTCTTGAAGCACGTCCTACAGCCGATCAATGTATCGACTGTAAAACACTTGCCGAGATTAAAGAAAAGCAGATGGCTGGCTAA